From the Odocoileus virginianus isolate 20LAN1187 ecotype Illinois chromosome 20, Ovbor_1.2, whole genome shotgun sequence genome, the window AGAAAAAGAACCCTGAATTAGGGCCACATACAAGTCACATGTTAACATCCAAGACTACActttatcaattttgtttctttcttggagaatATTCAGAGCaaaaccagaaagcaaagaaaatccaAAGGCCCAGAAAATTAGCTGCAAGACTGGAAATCATAGCAAGACATCTGAACTCTTATCAATGCTTGATTTAAAGTCTAGATGAAGACACTAAAGCTAATGTTGAACTGAATTTAACTAAAACTGCAACAAAGCCCAGACTCTGCTCAACTGCGGATTGAGACTCAGCTCCCCACAGTTCTGGCCTTACAGAAGAAGGGGCGTGCACCCCTAAGGGATGAGTATTAACTTCAGTATCTATTGTCCTCCAACATAATAGTTtgcagtaaataattttttaagttactaGATaggcaaagaagcagaaaaaacccataaagaaaatgaatacatgGAGAGCCATAGCCAAAATGAAGAACTTTTCAGACAcactttatgtttttaaaaatttcattgaagtctagttgatttacaatgttgtgtttaactTCTcccgtacagcaaagtgactcggtTGATTTAGTTCTTATTTCACTTTGGGGAAAATTTCCTATTTTATCTTTGAGTATTGTTTTGGATCCATTTGTTGAGTGCTCTTCTTTGGACACCAGTTATCTTTATAGTAGCTATATTTATCCACCTTCCAAGATAGCACCTTCTAAttgctttgtctttttgttcAACATTCATGAGATTTTTGAAACTCTCTTCACATCAGTACTTTGATTTTCAGCCAAGTCAACTACTTCTAAATTTATTAGATATGCAATGTGTGGCTTGATTTCTTTAGCAATTCAACTTCCCTTGGCATCTTATTTTCTCAACTTTGAGCTCTTGGTTTTATTAAACACATTGTCTTACAAAGTTCTTCTGTATCTTGAAAACTCTGCTGGGAATTATGTGTTCCTCAGATTATCTTTTCTTCCAGATATGGTTCTTGGCTCATTTTTGTATGCACTATTCATTTCTCTAATTTTACTGCCAACGGTATGATTACATGGGTGGCCTGCCACTTTTCATCTAGTTCATGCCTCAAGAGGGCAACTCTGTTTAGACCACCTGTTTGCTCCAAATCAGTGTGTGGGTTTTCTTGCTGACTTCCTGTCAATCTCACATCAGAggtctgttcttttcctcttctccaaacacatttttcatttcttctactcTTTTGTAGGTGAATTGGGGTGGGGGTATAGTTCTGTAAGACTCAATGCAATCTACTAGAACACCTGGGCTTCATCTTTACTTCTGAGATAGTGTTAAATGTCTTACATGTTGGGGGATCCCACTCTAATGGGCAAGAAATTGCCCTTGACTTCTTTATCATTTCTGTAACGCATCATGGAACCCAACAACTTTTGCTTCTGAGAGGCAATTTCTGATTCTCTGTATCTTCACCCGCACCACACCCAGTTGTGTGGCCAAAAGCCCTACAGCAGAAGATACAGATTCTTCTCCTGTTTGCTTCTTTCCAGATTCAACATTACCGCAATTCTCAGGATGCTGTGGACTTATCAGTGTATTTTCAAGAAGTGAGAGAAGGTTGAATGGCTAGAACTCACACTAAAGGTACAGAAATGTCTCTACCTTCCTCTGTGAAAAGTAAGTtaactacataaataaataatgtgaGGCACCCAGAACTGCATTAGACTTTTGGTGATATTACATCCCAGATTGCCACTTTGAGTTTTATGGTATTaagtttcctttcttatttcaaTGCAGAcggaagagattttctttttaaagtttggtttttttctattttatttttggctgatttttactttttatattcacTGTAACCAGGTATTAAGATAGAGAGACCACTTGATTTTACTCTGACCACTGTATCTAGACCcatttttccacattttccctgTGTTGTCATTTTTATATACTATAACCTGCTGGATATGTCATTTCCTCTGAGAGTCTCTGTGACATCCTATTTAGAACAGTTATGttgtattttcctcatttatcaCTTGTGGAAATCATACAATGtatcttttcacttttaaacTCTCTCACTAGAAGgtaaaatctataaaaacatGGACATTGTGTCATTTTTTGTTGTACCTGCAGCATCTATAACAGCACCTAGCATCAGGCATAGACTCTAAATattagctgaatgaatgaaggtgCTCACTGAATCCTTCCAAACAGTCTACAAAGTAGGCATTAggcccattttatagaagagtaAATAGTCATCTGCCCCAAGGCCAAGTCTTCTAAGACCAAAACCAAGGTTCTTTTCATCCCTACCATGTTTGAAAATGTACTGGCATCACAAATACCTACTATATGTAGGCACTATGCTTTGCATGAGAATAACATACTGTCCTCACTGCCAAAGATCATGAATACATAAGTATACCAATACTATTAAGAGATTCTTATAGATCTCTGCTTCCCCAAAACTTAGCATAGTGGGTTTCAAACAACAGTCCATATTTATGGATGTTTTACAGAGTATTTTGATCATCACCTCATTTAGTTCCCAGAGGAATCCTATGAAATAGGTAGTTGTATTATCaccctcattttagagatgaggcaCTGAGGATAAGAAACGTTAAGTGAATTGCCCATGGACCTTCAACTAGAAATGGAAAATGCAGGCCTTGAACTTCCAAGACCTCTTATTCAATATCCTCTGGGCAGTTGTTACTTGTTACAAAATGTTATGTCTTCCTTATAAGAAACTTGCAAAGTAGAATGCACaagggaaataaaaccaaaactacTATAACAAAGATTTAGTTTCAAAGATGTAAATCAAACTGACAAGAACACATTCTGTAGTCTAAGAATAATCAAGACTCCACACCTCAAATAACACCCTCCTAAATCCCTATCTCCAGCATTGCATCAACACTCTTCCAATTTCACAAGCCAGGAGCTCAAAACCACGTTGCTGCCTTCCAATCTTTTACTCTCATATCCAAGGGTCACCAAGAACTGCCATTATACAAGTATCTCCCAAATGCATTCCCTGTTTCCCATATCTTCTGCCTTGATCCAAAACCTTATACCATCTCTCACCTGGATTCCTTGAATCTCGAGTGATCACATCACTCTCCTGGCATCCACTGGctacagaataaaatataaattctttagTAAGAAATGGATTGAAAACATACCTAATCCATGCCAGTACTAGACACCAAGTCTGGGAAGTACCCAGTCTGTCAAGGAGGACAACAAGGGTGTACGTCCTAAAGGAGGTCAAGGTGTGGAGCTGCGGGAGGCAAGAACCAAGCTGTTCTCATTTCAGACACCATGGTGTCCAGCCCATTGACTTGCCCCTATCCCGCCATTATGCACTTGGCTATCTTTTTCCTTAATCAGTTACCTCTGTGACTCAAAGCATCCTTGGCCTTTAGTCCTACAGGGTAGGGGCTAGGGGCTCCaagtgtgtctcctgcatggtgCCTTCCCTGATGAAACAAGGCAAAGGCCCCTGGTCCCTCCTCTGGGTTTCTGGCACACTTGTTCACATCTCTGTTGGGCACCTATCATAGCATATAGTGTCCTGTCTCCTCTGACCAGACCAGGTACTTTTGTGGCCAGCACCAAGAGTGGTTGTTACTGGACCAACTCCAAGTCCAGCACACAGTAACTCAGCCCTGTACAAGGAGTGGATCAGTGTGAGCACTGAGTCTCATCAGTGAAGAGGCCCCTCCCAAGGGGTGGTCTCCATCTAAGAATTACTGCCACTACTGAGGGGCGACATGCTTAAGTAATTGCCTTAATCTGAAAATTCTGTTGATGGTTTCATAATTTGGGCATGTTTTCAACACAGCATCTCTAGTTGTCATGCCTAACTAAAGTAAGGAGAAATAAAGTGAATTATCATCAATAAAATTAGGATGCAAGAatcaaaagtaaagtctgacttTGTACTTAGGAGTAAAAACTACCATCAAACAATATATATCAAGAACCTTTAAACTTCAAAATTTCGATCCTCAATTTCGCTCCTAGAACTAAAGAGAAATCACTACCACATTCCAGGAGTTGTGAACAAGATGCATACTGCAGCACTGAACTGTGCAAAACTGAAACGAACCAAGTGGAAACAATTAAATACCCAACAATACCGCCACAAGCAAAGTCAAAATACAAACAGGcccagaaaagaaatcataataatTTTAATCATATAAAAGTAATCATAATAATCTAATATATAAAAAGTTCCTAAAAATCAAAAGGCACAAGAACTTAAGGAAAAATGGGTAAAGGTTATGAATAGACCAAAGGGAGGCCAAAAAGGTTTCTGTAacttcttacagaaaaacctgaacaaacttttggcCCACCCAACAGAAGTAATTCCACAACACAGAGGAAGATATTCATAAGAGAAAAGTCAGGTAAAATTATACCAAGATGCCCTTTTTCACCTTGAATTGACAGAACTACAAAAGCATGAAGCTCACCCTGCTGGCAAGGCTATGGGAAAACAGGCACTTATAGGTTGCCAGTAGGAATTAAAGATCATATATTGCCAGCAGGAATTAAAGTCCAATGGGAGAAAACTGGGTGCTAtcaattaaaaccacaattacaTAAACCCTTCTGCTTAACTATGCCACTTCAGGAAATGCATCCTAGAGAAATACTTGCTTACTAAAAGTCCATCAACAAGTAAAATGGACATGAGACTAcagtaaccttttttttttaaacatagttctCAATGTTCTGAAAAGATAACAGTACTAGATAATAGCACAGTTAAAAGAGCAGGACACAGAATGTTTCTTGAATGCTttcttgtgattaaaaaaaaggaaagtaacatGTAATATTTGCTTTGACATGCATAAAGAAATTACATAAGCACACATAGGAAACTAACAGAGATGAAATGAGTAGCTCTGAATAGTaggaattatttcattatatttatacatacatacatatgtacatacttTTATGTTTTTGAGTCTTAAAAATGTGTTATCTATtgagtatttaaatttaaaatagaagaaaatcacTTGGAAGAATTTTTAATACATAGGGAAACCCTCAATACCAACAAATGTTTATGAAAAGAGAATAGTTATATTCCATGACCccaattaacaacaacaaaaaaatacacacaatacCTACTTACACGTATATGTCCAGATATGTAAAAAATAACTAAACTTAATACACTAAAATATTAGCTTCTTGGTTTGGGGAATATTGTGGATTTTGGTTTTCTTGttctatttttctgtgttttcctaaCTAACACACATTACTTTTATCaccaagaaaaacaataaaagaaaatgtgccTTTACCTTAAAATCTGCTCCTGACAAGCAGCAATTCTCTTCataaatttgtaaaatatctTATCTCCACTTTTAATTATAGTCTTCTCATATTTTTCATCACCATCACGAGACAGActaaaaagagaagcagaaaacacTTTTGTGTGTCTACATTCAGAGAATTATTGTGTTTAGAACAGGACACAGGGAATTCCCGGATGGTCCACtagttaggactccacattctcactgctgagggcccagctTGAATCTCTGGctggagaactaaaatcccacaagctgctcTGgatggcctaaataaataaacaagtttttagaaaagagagtacacaacttttaaaaattttaccacagtaaaatatatgtacataacttaaaaatcataaatttaaTACTTTATAATGAATAACAGTAACCCCCCCACCCAACTTTCTCCCAAGCCCTGCTTCTTAGCCATTTTCAACACTGGATAATTATTTGCAATGTAAAAAGtcactatggggcttccctggtggtcccgtggttaggaATGtgccctgcagtgcaggggatgctggttcaatccatggtccaggaagactccccCATATCTCAGGaccactaagcccatgcaccacaactacggagcccaggctctagagtccctgctccgcaataagagaagctgctgcaatgagaagcctgcacgttGCAagtagagaggagcccccactcgttgcaactagagaaagcctgtgtacaGCCACGaagactcagggcagccaaaaataaaacaaacaaataaacaaaataaaaagtcatataCCCACCGGCtcttgccatgtctttctccattATGGAGTATTTTCAAACACCAACACGTCTTCGTGCACTCCAACACTACCTTGAAAATGCTTACAAATGAAACCGTTCTGGTCATTTTCGTGAGAGTCCTTATAAATAAAACCAAGTGTTTTCAAGCTAACTCAACGGTGGCTCATAAGATTTCTTCGTCTCTGTCTCCCTTTCTAGCCCAAGAGGAGTGAAGCAGACAGGTCCTACACACCTGTAGGTGTGTTGGACATGAAAAAGTTCTGCCTGAAAAAGTATCCCCAGTTTTAAGGATAAAACCAAAGAGTACCCACTCTGGCAGCCTCCTGATTAAACTACCTCTCAAACTCAACGGCACACATGCTCACCTATGGGAAAGCAGCTGTTCCATATCAACTCCTTCTCTCTGCTGATACTCCCTCAGAAGGCTCTGAGCATGGTCCAGACTGACAAAGTCCGTGTAGTCATCCTCATCTACGACACAGATGTAATAGGGCAGGAACTGCGGCACCGAAGGAGGCAAGGCCGGCCCTTCCCCGGGAGGCGCAGGAGGAGCAACACCTGGGACAGTATCCTGCAGGCGGAGGTCCTGGAGCTGGGAGGTCCAGTCTCTGTCCTTGGCATTCCTCGAATCATTTCCAAAATCCGAGATAGGCTGTGGTGGAGACACTTCCTCACTGTCACTTCCCCAGTCATCTGCACCTTCACACCAATCCTCAGCTGTGAGGCCATTCTCCTGTTTCTGGGAAAATACCCCATGAATGAGGTTCAAGCACACTGTTTCCTTGGCTTCCTGAGCCACCTAATCCTTCACCTTCCTGAAGGAACCTTACTTAACACCTGCCCCTCTCACTCCGGCACCTCATGGTTTACTCAAAAGCATGTTGGAGGTGACATATGTTGTGCTTCCTTTTCAGGGGCACTGTGGCAGATATACTATGGTGGTTTCTTCAACACCGCTTTCAGTTGTGCTTCATGTACTACAAAAGCTGGTAAgaaaaaactacatttcccagagtcCTAAGCAGTTAGGGTTCTAGATATGGTCAGGGGGTCTGCTCATAAGGAACattacagagagagagacagacttgACGGAGTGAAGTGGAAAGAGTGACCAAAAGGCAGTCTGTGTGTAGATGGAGACAGAGCAAGGCTCTGGAGTCAACAGTTCTGACAAGGGCAACTTTCGTTCACCAGAATACATCTGGGCTTCCAGACTGCATGAGAAGTGGCATGGCAGCTCCCTGACAGGCCAGTTCTGAGGTGTAGTTCTGCAGGTCACTCCTGGAGTCATTTCCTCCAGCCTATctaataaaataaggaaaaacttAACTTTAAATCAGTCTCAGCTATAAAAAGTCAAAACGCTTTTCTATTATCTGCAATTGAACCCCAAGAAATACAGGCAAACACCACCTTTTTATTCCCAGTATTGCTAGTACAATGCTTCGCACACATTAAGAACTCAGTGAACATATAAAGCAACATTTACTGGCAAAGAAAAGCTGGATTTTGTTCTGCAGTCCTATCTTTGCaggcagtccctggggtcgcaaagagacacgatttagcgactaaacaacaatatgatAGTCACAACCGCGTTACCTGAGCGTcctgagtctctctctctctcatctgcaGGCACTGGGAGCGGAACACCTTCCAACTTCATAGTAAAGAAAAACTGCGGTGAGGACTCCATCGCCAACTGCCAGAGGGCTGGCCAGTCCCCTCCCGGTGACCTGGAGCAGCCGCCGCTCCCGCCCACTCGGCATAAATCCCATCGGCAGCTCAGCTACCTCCCCGCCTACCTGCGCGCCCTGCCGCTACCGCACTCAGGCCGAGGGCAAGCGAACACGTGCAGGAGCCGATGAAAAGGAGCGCCTTCCAGCGGGCAGTACACCTGCACGACGAGGGCAAGCGGCTGCCGGCAGAGTTCACACACCGGCCTCGGAGCTGCCACGGCGGGCAGGGCGTCCTGAGGACAAGGAAAGCGCTCAGACCCTGACTTTGTCCAGGGACCTCGCCCACTCCCTCAGCCCGTAGCCCAACACCAGCTCCAGCCGACCCCGGCGCCCGCGCCCCACCTCACCGGAACGCCGCCCAGCTTGCTTGCGGTCCAGGCGCTCGGCCCCGTGGGACGGCCGTGCACTGCAGCATCTCGAAGCCCGAGCAGCACTGGCTTCCGAACGGCCGCCATGACGACCGGGAGAACACGTGAAGAGGCGGGCTACGGCAGCCGAGAGGGTGCGCCTCTCTGCGCGTGCGCACCGCTGACGCCTGTGGGACAGCCCCGCCGCTCCTAGACCTTTTGGGAGATGTAATTTGGAGTTCTAAGTTCAATATCGTGgatcccagatttttttttccctgataatGCGCCGCGAAACAAAGTAGGTAGCATCTACTGTGAGGTATCTTGCCGAGAAGGTTTATCTAAAATCAGGGGGACTTACCTGGCGGTCTGGTGGCTCTGACTCCGAGCTTCAAATGTAGTGggcggggttcgatccctgttagATTCCACTTGCCCAAGGGGCGGCCCCCAAAAAAATTTGGGGGGGGAAATAGCACTCTCCTaaacaaccccccaccccaccccaccccaccccaccccacctccgaAAAAAGGGGAGCGGGGGAGTAAAGAGAGAGTCCtaaatttttagagaaaaaaatgtataaagtattagtcgttcagttgtgtctctttgcgacccatgaactgtacaccaggctcctctgtccatggaattttccaggcaagaatattgcagtgggttaccatttccttctccagggcatcttcctgacccagggatcgaaacccggtctccagcattgcaggcagtttctttatcatctgagccgccaggaagccCACATTTTTGAGACACATTGAAATGCCTTTACTGTAGATGAAATGATATATCTGGAGTTTGGTACGTGATGGGAGGGGTCgtagataaaataaaatgggcCCTGGGTTGATCATTGTTCGAGTTTGGCGTGAGGCACAGGGTGGTCTGTTATGCTATTTGGCTTTTATATGTTCAAATTTTTCcgtaataaaaattttaaaacatctgtggCACACGCAGGggaatttaaaaaacatagtgctaagtgaaagaagctagataCAAAAGGCCACATTCTAGAAAAGGTAGGCTTTGTAGTCAAATCGATGCTTGCCAGAGTTTGGGTTTAGGGGGCAGAGACTGACCACAAAAGGGTGTCAGAacttggggtgatgaaaatgctaTATATCTCACTTGTGCTGGTTACATGACTGGACAGAGTTGTCAGAACTGTACACCAAAGGACGATGAATttttactatatgtaaattacacctcaataagtTGGACTTAAAAAAAGCATGTTGCAGAAGTACTATTTCAGGCTTTGTACCATggtatgtaaaaaaataaaaataaaaaagacacagGTGCCCCGTTATGTTTGACTCCGGCCCTAGCGAACACTTGGAAGTGAAACCTGTTTACTCCTAGTTTATTACTGCCAATCTGATGGCTTTACAGGTGCTGTGAAGTCCAATCTTGCTGTTCTCGTCATGTCTTCCAAAATGGCTGGATGACTTGATAGATACTTGTTATTTTAGCTAAATGTTTCCCAGGATACATTTCTAAATTACTGCAAtaagaaacaaatttcaaaattcttcttggggatttctctggtggtccagtggttaagactccatgcttccactgcaggaggcacaggttcaatccctggtcagggaactaagattcccaaaAAAGactgccccccccaaaaaaaaatttttttaaagcccttaTTCTTGCTAACATAGCAAGATCTCCAGCAAAAGGccacattctggaaaaggtaaactTTTTGTAATCAAATTGATGATTGCCAGTTACTGCGCTCTCTCCAATGTCATCTGATTATATCATAACACTACCTATTACAGCCTCTTCATCAACGTGTGATCACAGCATGAAGGCTTATTACTTAAGAGGAATTTTCAATATGTGAATTACTACTGCATTCCAGAATTCCAGAAgcaatttaaaagcaattttgaCACTGGCATTATTGTGAAGTCCTTGGGACAGAGTGCTTTCATGTGTGAGACTTGGAAGTGTCTAACTTAATTCATGATTTTGTAGAGTTTGGGCCTCCTGACAAACTCACAGAAATCATCAAATGGTGATATATTTGATATTTGAGGAAATACAGAATGAAGATGTTGAACACTGCTTCAGTCTCACCCAAAGAGCTGTtagtgatggttaattttacatgTCAACTTAACTGGGCTAAAGAATGACCAGATAGCTagtaaaaacatattttctctgATTGTCTATGAGGGTGCTTCAGAAGAGACTAGCACTTGAATTGGTAGACTGAATAAAGATCCGCCCTCTATAATGTGAGTGGGCATTCTCCAATCTACTGAGAGCTCCAAGAgaacaaaaagatggagaaaagatGAATTTTCTCTCCTTGAGCCAGGACAACTGTCTTCTTCTGCCCTTGCACATGAGAGCTCCTGGCTCTCAAGCCTTCAGACTCTGGACTTTAACATCAGTGGCCTCTTAGTTTTCATGCCTTCAGGGTCAAACTGAATTATGCCCCTGGCTTTCCTGAGTCTCCagcttgtagacagcatattgtgggatttctcagcctccataatcatgtaaGCCTCCTCCCATAGGAAATCTCATTCACCTCTGTAGAGATACACAGAcatatatcctattggttctgctCCTCTGGAGAACTCATATACTATTCAAGACTCACAAGAACTGGCAGCTACACAGTAAGTGGAAGCTGTAAGGGATGACAGTGGCAGGGATGAGCAGAACAAGGTAGGGCCAAGGGATATGTGGCCAATTTTTTTCCAGGTCCTCTTCCTCCTGACGTGAGACTTGGCAGCTGGCCTAGTACAGGGGTCTCACTGCTACAAGATCCTCTGTGTGAAACCAAGTCAGCCTGAGACAGTCTGTCACCAGAATTTTCCTCcaagttttttgtgtgtgcttgctCTTTTGTAAAGAGGAAGTGCCTCTGCTGGGAATATAGCTCACTTTTCATCAGCTGTATTAAGAAAGAAGGTGGGTCAGCAGGGGTTTCAACAGAGCTTGAGTGTTGAAGAGCCTCTATCAGTTCTGCAAAAGTGGGGAGAGAAGTGGACATTAACTTtgggaataaaaaaagaataagaggaTGAGAAGTGCTGACAATTTCTGTTACTTATTTTAGGTGGATATTTGCACCTATATGGTCACTCTCTACAATCAGAGTATTCCTTCCTTTCATGGGtacagtttctcttctctttataagaacaaaaaaatacaagTCCTGACTTTTCCCTGTTTTGAGGAAGGAACATGAGCAAGCCAGAGGACAACTCAAATGCAGGCAGCCCAGAAGATGGGGTGAAGGCCACCCTGATGACAGGGTCGAGGGCAGCAGGGCCTTATGAGGGGTTTTCCTAGTTCAGATCATTCTCTGTCATGGTCTAGGGTTGTAGGTCTGGAAAGCTCAGCCTCTAGCATGCCCATTGGTTCTGTGcatcattgtttttttaaatcttatttaatttttggcttatttatttttggcttatttatttatatcccttgtggcttagctggtgaagaatctgcctgcaatgcaggcacctgggttcaatctctgggttggaaagatgccctggagaagggaaaggttacccactccagtattctggcttggagaattccatggactgtatagtccatgggtcgcagagagtcggacatgactgagtgacttgcactttacttcatttttggctctgctggatcttcattgccactccaggtctttctctagttgcagtgaactGAGGTTACTCTTTAGTGATGCACGGGCTTCTTATTGCGGTCTCTgctattggggggggggggcacaggctctagggcgctcaggctcagtagttgtggctcctgggctctagagtttAGCTCATGCCCATGTGatatatgggcttagttgccctgtggcatgtggaatcttcctggaccagggattgaacccatgtcccctgcattggcaggcagatttttaaccactggacaacatGGAGAGTCCCATCAATTCTTTAAATGAAATTCCTTTTCAGCTAAGTTGGCCAGAAGTATTAATATATTGAATAGAAGTaccttaaatagaaaataaaaaagcagtttGTTAAAAATTCCTTGTTTTTTTCAATGTCTACcttataaaaggaaagaattaccTGGGCACCTGGCCAGGAGTTAGCAGTCACTCTTGCTCTGGGCCAGGAAT encodes:
- the PDCD2L gene encoding programmed cell death protein 2-like isoform X1, which gives rise to MAAVRKPVLLGLRDAAVHGRPTGPSAWTASKLGGVPDALPAVAAPRPVCELCRQPLALVVQVYCPLEGAPFHRLLHVFACPRPECGSGRARSWKVFRSQCLQMRERETQDAQKQENGLTAEDWCEGADDWGSDSEEVSPPQPISDFGNDSRNAKDRDWTSQLQDLRLQDTVPGVAPPAPPGEGPALPPSVPQFLPYYICVVDEDDYTDFVSLDHAQSLLREYQQREGVDMEQLLSHSIFKVVLECTKTCWCLKILHNGERHGKSRLSRDGDEKYEKTIIKSGDKIFYKFMKRIAACQEQILRYSWSGEPLFLTCPTSEVTELPACSHCGARRIFEFQLMPALVSMLRSANLDLSVEFGTILIYTCEKSCWPQNDQAPMEEFCIIQEDPDELLFK
- the PDCD2L gene encoding programmed cell death protein 2-like isoform X2, which translates into the protein MAAVRKPVLLGLRDAAVHGRPTGPSAWTASKLGGVPDALPAVAAPRPVCELCRQPLALVVQVYCPLEGAPFHRLLHVFACPRPECGSGRARSWKVFRSQCLQMRERETQDAQKQENGLTAEDWCEGADDWGSDSEEVSPPQPISDFGNDSRNAKDRDWTSQLQDLRLQDTVPGVAPPAPPGEGPALPPSVPQFLPYYICVVDEDDYTDFVSLDHAQSLLREYQQREGVDMEQLLSHSLSRDGDEKYEKTIIKSGDKIFYKFMKRIAACQEQILRYSWSGEPLFLTCPTSEVTELPACSHCGARRIFEFQLMPALVSMLRSANLDLSVEFGTILIYTCEKSCWPQNDQAPMEEFCIIQEDPDELLFK